From the Maioricimonas rarisocia genome, one window contains:
- a CDS encoding MotA/TolQ/ExbB proton channel family protein: MNDVLSWTLSDPEQRIGFAGGRFTRVNHLFAGILGALLTAAVFGVLFPFRSSPVGMLFYRESSLPITVAIIFLTAWSMAILALKLAKLRLQRRALRLSIMPDGHDFVLSPTTVDQVAERMATSVDDPRNFVLLNRIDWALSNLRNLGRVGDVSEMFTTQAEYDEGNMETSYLAVAAFVWAIPVLGFIGTVLGLSQAIGEFGGVLQSGSELDQIKDQLQQVTGGLATAFETTLQGLVAALIVQLCMASLKKSEHEFLDDCSEYCSRHVISRLRLLPLETAGDR; the protein is encoded by the coding sequence ATGAATGATGTTCTTTCCTGGACGCTAAGCGACCCCGAACAGCGGATCGGCTTTGCAGGCGGACGCTTCACCCGCGTCAACCACCTGTTTGCCGGGATTCTTGGGGCGTTGCTGACGGCAGCGGTCTTCGGTGTCCTGTTTCCGTTTCGCAGCTCGCCTGTGGGCATGCTCTTCTATCGGGAGAGCAGTCTGCCGATCACCGTCGCGATCATCTTTCTGACGGCCTGGTCCATGGCGATACTCGCTCTGAAACTGGCGAAGCTGCGTCTGCAGCGGCGGGCGCTGCGGCTCTCCATCATGCCGGACGGGCACGACTTTGTGCTGTCGCCAACGACGGTCGATCAGGTGGCTGAGCGGATGGCAACCAGTGTCGATGATCCCAGGAACTTTGTGCTGCTCAATCGGATCGACTGGGCGCTCTCCAACCTGCGGAATCTCGGACGGGTTGGCGATGTGTCCGAGATGTTCACTACTCAGGCCGAGTACGACGAAGGCAACATGGAAACGTCGTATCTGGCCGTGGCGGCGTTCGTCTGGGCCATCCCGGTGTTGGGGTTCATCGGCACGGTGCTGGGGCTCTCGCAGGCGATTGGTGAGTTTGGTGGCGTTCTGCAGTCTGGCAGCGAACTGGACCAGATCAAGGATCAGCTGCAGCAGGTCACCGGGGGGCTGGCGACGGCCTTCGAGACGACACTGCAGGGGCTCGTAGCCGCGCTGATCGTGCAGCTGTGCATGGCATCGCTGAAGAAATCGGAACACGAGTTTCTCGATGACTGCAGCGAGTACTGTTCGCGGCACGTGATTTCACGTTTGCGATTGCTTCCTCTGGAGACGGCGGGGGACCGATGA
- a CDS encoding GYF domain-containing protein translates to MSDASETSYFIRLRGTIRGPYTVLQLRRMARTGQFSRLHQISENRVAWRSAHELRELFGGPQPAPAAEASPQSMPSSPAPAEPKSPAEEWMYAVGDATLGPVSRRELLRRLERGELTASTPVWREGLADWSDAGTEFPSHVRTRGSGRRKAMWAGIGLGVCLLIVAAVLKWAPQFDAGELKEAVFSSEIDSTDLSVPAVNQAISDATGMVVSYLLIRKQTGEEFEQRLGSGSCFVVDRKGNALTNRHVIEEYEAWKKASTEGRLRRLIDLNTQWLAQLYKERQIDGDPPDVDTYIRDEVDSIDPRLVVYFGTDQCPASLEYTSKRHDMAVLHVQREKHEAYYPLSASNEAAKLTPVVTIGFPGVAQRAVTDVEQAAILARAAPSSLDEVLFGSRDHRDGIKGSAFEVNTTPGEITIVQKETGDVHLVQHTAVVRPGNSGGPLVLRRGGMAGVVLGINTLILVDDSPVYVAFTVAQMRSELEDEAGLTELTWR, encoded by the coding sequence ATGTCAGACGCTTCCGAAACCAGTTACTTCATCCGCCTGAGGGGAACGATCCGCGGACCGTATACGGTGCTGCAACTCCGCAGAATGGCCAGGACCGGGCAGTTCAGCCGGCTGCACCAGATCTCGGAGAACCGTGTCGCCTGGCGATCAGCCCACGAATTGCGGGAACTCTTTGGCGGGCCTCAGCCAGCACCTGCCGCCGAAGCATCTCCGCAGTCGATGCCTTCTTCTCCTGCACCGGCCGAACCAAAGTCGCCGGCCGAAGAATGGATGTATGCCGTCGGTGATGCGACGCTCGGCCCAGTGTCCCGCAGGGAACTCCTGCGGCGACTTGAACGTGGCGAACTGACGGCCAGCACGCCGGTCTGGCGCGAAGGGCTTGCCGACTGGTCTGACGCAGGAACGGAATTTCCCTCACACGTGCGGACCCGCGGGAGCGGGCGGCGGAAGGCGATGTGGGCGGGAATCGGGCTGGGCGTCTGCCTGCTGATTGTTGCGGCCGTACTGAAGTGGGCACCGCAGTTCGACGCAGGAGAGCTGAAGGAAGCCGTGTTCTCGAGCGAGATCGACTCGACGGACCTATCGGTGCCGGCCGTCAATCAAGCCATCAGCGACGCGACCGGCATGGTGGTGAGCTACCTGCTTATCCGAAAGCAGACAGGCGAGGAATTTGAACAGCGGCTCGGTTCGGGCAGTTGCTTTGTCGTCGACCGCAAGGGCAATGCCCTGACGAATCGCCATGTCATCGAAGAGTACGAGGCGTGGAAGAAAGCTTCGACTGAGGGACGTCTTCGGCGTCTGATCGACCTGAACACGCAGTGGCTGGCGCAGCTCTACAAGGAACGTCAGATCGACGGGGATCCCCCCGATGTCGACACGTACATCCGCGACGAAGTCGACTCGATTGACCCCAGACTCGTGGTTTACTTCGGCACCGACCAGTGTCCGGCATCGCTCGAGTACACCAGCAAACGGCACGATATGGCCGTGCTTCATGTGCAGCGGGAGAAACACGAGGCCTATTACCCGCTCTCGGCGAGCAACGAAGCGGCCAAGCTGACACCGGTGGTGACGATCGGCTTCCCCGGCGTTGCCCAGCGGGCGGTGACGGACGTCGAGCAGGCGGCGATTCTCGCCCGCGCTGCACCGTCCAGTCTCGACGAGGTCCTGTTTGGCTCGCGGGATCACCGCGACGGAATCAAAGGCAGCGCCTTCGAAGTCAATACGACGCCCGGCGAGATCACGATTGTTCAGAAGGAGACCGGCGATGTCCATCTCGTGCAGCACACGGCCGTCGTCCGCCCCGGGAATTCGGGCGGTCCGCTGGTTCTTCGGCGTGGCGGCATGGCTGGTGTCGTGCTGGGCATCAACACGCTCATTCTCGTCGACGACTCGCCGGTCTACGTCGCCTTCACCGTGGCACAGATGCGTTCAGAACTGGAAGACGAAGCCGGTCTGACGGAGCTCACCTGGCGGTAG